A window of Phycisphaerales bacterium contains these coding sequences:
- a CDS encoding MotA/TolQ/ExbB proton channel family protein — translation MLSATAALAQGQSAAQPTETSFAAAFFLSRGSIFGTAIIWFLLALSVFSVGLMGYMWVINRRVHILPDGLAQRSRQLIQTQQYRELLGLLSADVSYFGKVLGASLQESSHGFGAMIRALEQAADEHTTRRLRQIEILNVIGNVAPMIGLFGTVYGMILAFQSIVAAGGRPSPVELAAGIGTALVTTFWGLIIAIPSVAVYALIRNNVDALTSEAMLEAQDLVNRFRPSQAAPPAASPAAPTRLNRPSTPGGSANPGA, via the coding sequence TTGCTTAGTGCGACTGCCGCGCTGGCCCAGGGCCAGTCGGCCGCCCAGCCGACGGAGACCTCGTTCGCCGCAGCGTTCTTCCTGTCGCGCGGCTCGATCTTCGGCACGGCCATCATCTGGTTTCTGCTGGCGCTGTCGGTCTTCAGCGTCGGTCTCATGGGCTACATGTGGGTCATCAACCGCCGCGTCCACATCCTGCCCGACGGACTCGCTCAGCGCTCACGCCAACTCATCCAGACGCAGCAGTACCGCGAATTGCTCGGACTGCTCTCGGCCGATGTGAGTTACTTCGGCAAGGTGCTGGGCGCCTCGCTGCAGGAATCATCGCACGGCTTTGGCGCGATGATCCGCGCGCTCGAGCAGGCCGCCGACGAGCACACCACCCGACGCCTGCGCCAGATTGAGATTCTCAACGTGATCGGCAACGTCGCCCCGATGATCGGCCTCTTCGGCACGGTGTACGGCATGATTCTCGCCTTTCAGAGCATCGTCGCCGCAGGCGGGAGGCCAAGCCCCGTCGAACTCGCGGCGGGCATCGGCACCGCGCTGGTGACGACCTTCTGGGGGTTGATCATCGCCATTCCATCCGTCGCCGTTTACGCGCTGATCCGCAACAATGTCGATGCGCTCACGAGCGAAGCCATGCTGGAGGCTCAGGACCTGGTGAACCGGTTCCGCCCGAGCCAGGCGGCGCCGCCTGCCGCGTCTCCCGCGGCGCCGA
- the mutL gene encoding DNA mismatch repair endonuclease MutL, with protein MPEIRSLDPLLVNQIAAGEVVERPASVVKELVENSIDAGAHRIRIELEQGGIERIEIVDDGYGIHASQLPLAVAPHATSKLTRAEDLHAIATMGFRGEALAAITSVSRFSIISRAAGQPSGARLDGEGASLAPPAPCGCPPGTTIVVRNLFFNTPARRKFLRTVQTEFGHISDLVGRLAMSHPALGFVLVHDGRTVLDLPPQQSPRQRIIEVLGRELENELLEVSLDSAAVERPITVWGFVGTPSVARSSARFQHFFINGRFVRDKTIAHALKEGYRGLLDPTRLPLAVLYIEMDPALVDVNVHPTKAEVRFRETQSIHGLVLTAVRQRLLLADLTPDASVAPARPSFTWPGSEAPIVSTQPSAARAFVEHFKQLDPVQRGVAYQEIREALKEDGVDEPDIFAGAPASNGSASHTAVRILQVHSSYIVVEDAEGLSIIDQHALHERVMFEELKSRVLVGSLESQRLLMPAVVEVRAEQMDLLDTLAGLLEKIGVQAEPIGPRSIAVHAFPSFLFERRVDPVVFLTELFDRAAEDGFSPEDEAALHEVLDMMSCKAAVKAGDRLSEAELLELLRRREAIERGGSCPHGRPTTIRMTLRDLERQFGRR; from the coding sequence ATGCCCGAGATTCGCTCACTTGATCCACTGCTGGTGAACCAGATCGCGGCCGGAGAGGTCGTCGAGCGCCCCGCGTCCGTGGTCAAGGAACTCGTCGAGAACTCCATCGACGCCGGCGCGCACCGCATCCGCATCGAACTCGAGCAGGGCGGCATCGAGCGAATCGAGATCGTCGATGACGGCTACGGGATCCACGCGTCCCAACTTCCCCTGGCCGTGGCGCCCCACGCGACAAGTAAACTCACGCGCGCCGAAGACCTGCACGCCATCGCGACCATGGGCTTTCGCGGCGAGGCACTCGCCGCCATCACTTCGGTGAGCCGGTTTTCCATCATCAGCCGCGCTGCGGGCCAGCCCAGCGGCGCCCGGCTCGATGGCGAAGGCGCTTCTCTCGCCCCCCCTGCTCCCTGCGGCTGCCCGCCAGGCACGACCATCGTTGTTCGCAATCTCTTCTTCAACACGCCGGCGCGTCGCAAGTTTCTGCGTACGGTGCAGACCGAGTTCGGCCACATCTCCGATCTCGTCGGTCGCCTGGCCATGAGCCACCCCGCCCTGGGTTTCGTGCTCGTGCACGACGGCCGCACCGTGCTCGACCTCCCGCCCCAGCAGTCGCCGCGCCAGCGCATCATCGAAGTGCTCGGCCGGGAACTTGAAAACGAACTGCTCGAAGTGAGCCTCGACAGCGCAGCCGTCGAGCGGCCGATCACGGTCTGGGGCTTTGTCGGCACGCCTTCGGTCGCGCGGAGCAGCGCGCGCTTTCAGCACTTCTTCATTAATGGACGCTTCGTGCGTGACAAGACGATCGCGCACGCGCTCAAGGAGGGCTACCGCGGCCTGCTCGATCCGACGCGCCTGCCCCTGGCGGTGCTCTACATCGAGATGGATCCGGCGCTGGTCGATGTCAACGTGCATCCGACAAAGGCCGAGGTCCGCTTCCGCGAGACCCAGTCGATCCACGGTCTGGTGCTCACGGCGGTGCGGCAGCGGCTGCTGCTGGCAGACCTCACGCCGGATGCGAGCGTCGCGCCCGCGCGCCCGTCGTTCACCTGGCCGGGCAGCGAAGCGCCGATCGTCTCGACGCAACCCAGCGCCGCGCGCGCCTTCGTCGAACATTTCAAGCAACTCGACCCGGTGCAGCGCGGCGTCGCCTACCAGGAGATCCGCGAGGCCCTCAAGGAAGACGGCGTCGATGAGCCGGACATCTTCGCCGGAGCGCCGGCGTCCAACGGCTCGGCGTCGCACACCGCCGTGCGCATCCTGCAGGTGCATTCGAGTTACATCGTCGTCGAAGACGCCGAAGGGCTGAGCATCATCGACCAGCACGCGCTGCACGAGCGCGTCATGTTCGAGGAACTCAAATCCCGCGTGCTCGTGGGGAGCCTTGAGTCGCAGCGCCTGCTCATGCCGGCGGTGGTCGAGGTCCGCGCCGAGCAGATGGACCTGCTCGACACCCTGGCGGGGCTGCTGGAGAAGATCGGCGTGCAGGCCGAGCCGATCGGGCCGCGCTCGATCGCGGTGCACGCTTTTCCGAGTTTTCTGTTTGAGCGGCGCGTCGATCCCGTCGTGTTTCTGACGGAACTGTTCGACCGCGCGGCTGAAGACGGCTTCTCGCCCGAGGATGAAGCGGCTCTGCACGAGGTGCTCGACATGATGAGTTGCAAGGCCGCCGTGAAAGCCGGCGACCGGCTCAGCGAAGCCGAACTGCTCGAACTGCTCAGACGCCGCGAAGCCATCGAGCGCGGCGGCAGTTGCCCGCACGGACGGCCGACGACCATCCGCATGACGCTGCGCGACCTGGAAAGGCAGTTCGGACGACGATGA